In Halostagnicola larsenii XH-48, the sequence GGCCGCGTTGTCGTTGGTCGTCCAGATGTTCAAGATCAGCGCGATCAGGCCGACGGTCGCCAGCCCCTGTGCGACCAGCACTTCGTAGAGATCGCCCGATGGCGTCACGTCGTAGACGGCCCCGCCGACCGCGCCGCTGAGAAAGAGAAAGCTGTTTCCGACGAGGAAGGCGATCAACCCGGCCCAGAACGCGACTCGAGAGTTGATCGCAAAGCGCGCCCAGTTCGGGGCCTGCGTGCCGGCGCTGATGAACGTTCCAACGACGATGGTCACCGCGAGGCCGAACGACATCTCGCCGCCCCCAACCTGGGACAGCAGCCCGTCGATACCGCCGGCGTCGCCCAGCGCGAGGACGATCGAGAGGACGCCGACGATCACGAGGAACGGCACTGCAATATAGGACAGCTTCTCCATCCCGTCGTATCCGAAGTACGCGGTCAGCATGTGCATCAACCCCCAGACGACGATTAACCCGCTGAGCATCGCCGCGCTCTCGAGTCCTAGGTAGGTCGCTGTCGGCACCGCGACCATCGGAATGGTTACGCCGAACCAGCCGACCTGGGTCCCACCCAGCAGGAGATCGGCCCACTTCGCGCCGATCTGGCCGAAGGAGTACCGGGCCAGCAGGACCGTCGTCAATCCGGCTCTCGCGGAGATTGCACAGAGCAGCGCGACGTAGCCCCCGAGGATAATGTGGCCGACGACCATCGCCGAGAGCATTTCCTGGAACCCCATCGCCGCGCTGACCTCCGCCCCTGCCCACATCGTCCCCGCGAAGAAGACGAGACCGAGCAGAACCGCCGAGAGACTGACCAGCCCCTTTCGTTCGTCCTTCGGAACGTGCTCGAGCGGATAGTCGGGGTCGGGGAGGCTCTCGTCTCCGAATACGATACGCCGCCAGTCGAAGCCACCGTCGCGTGTTGCCATGGTACATGACAGCTCACCCCGAGATAATGAATGTTTTGGACAACTGACCAAGGCTTCGTGGCATAATTTCTGATATGCGAATGATTTCCGCCAAGCGGTTCTGGCCTGGCACCCACGGAACTATTATCGGGGTGGGCGACAGTCGTAGGGACATGACCACGTGGCTCATCACCGACGCGACGACGCTCGAGGGATCCGCGGTCGACATCGCGATTGAGGACGGCACGATCTCCCGGATCGAGGACGCCGGCTCGATCGATCCGTCGGTCGCTCCCGAGGATCGGCGGTACGACGCCAACGGCAGGCTCGTGACGCCGACGCTGACCGAACCGCACATCCATCTCGACGCGACGCTCACCGCCGGCGAACCGAGCTGGAACGAATCGGGCACCCTCGCCGAGGGAATCGGCATCTGGGGAGACCGAAAGGAGACGCTCGAGACCGACGACGTGAAAGACAGAGCCGAGCGGGCCATCGAGTGGATGGCGGCAAACGGCATCACCCGCGTTCGGACGCACGCGGATACGACCGAGGAGTCGCTGACGGGCGTTCGCGCCCTGCTCGAGTTGCGCGAGGAGGTCTCGGATCTGGTCGACCTGCAGGTCGTCGCCTTCCCGCAGGACGGCGTCTTTACCGCAGACTCCCACGAGGACCTGCTTCGGGAGTCCCTCGAGATGGGTGCCGATCTCGTCGGCGCGATCCCGCACAACGAACACACCCGCGAGGACGGCGTCGCCTCGGTCGAACTCGCGATGGACCTCGCCGAGCGGTACGACCGTCCGGTCGACATGCACATCGACGAGACGGACGATCCGGGCTCGAGATTCACGGAAGTGCTCGCGAGCGAGTCGATCAAACGGGGAATCGGCGACCGCGTCACGGCGAGTCACACAACGGCGATGCACTCCTATTCCAACGCCTACGCGGCGAAAGTCATCTCGCTGCTGGCCGAAAGCGGTGCCAGCGTGATAACCAATCCGCCGGACAACGCGGTCTTGCAGGGACGGTACGACGACTACCCGCGTCGTCGCGGCCACACTCGCATCGACGAGCTACTCGAGGCGGGCGTGACTGTCGGGCTTGGTCACGACTCGGTTATGGATCCGTGGTATCACTACGGGCGCGGCGATCAGCTCGATGCGGCGTTCGTCCTGTTGCACTACGCCCACATGAGCGGGCGGAACGACGTGGGGCCGCTCTGGGAGATGCTCACGACGGCGAACGCCGCGGTCTTCGGCGTCGACGACTACGGCCTCTCCGTCGGCGCAACAGGCTCGCTGGTCGTCTACGACGCGCCGGACCCGTTCAACGCGCTTCGAACGCGCGCGCCGCGAACGCTGGTCCTCAAGGATGGTCGGGAAATCGCTCGCACCGAACCCGCGAAGACGCGCGTGCTCCGCGATGGCGACGGTGGGAACCAGACCGAACGCGATATCGATTTCCACCGCTGACGGGCAATTCTGCGGTCGGTGGGTTACTCGCGATAAAACGTGAAAAGCGGTCGGTCCCTTATTTGAACGCGACGCAGCGACAGACGCTCGACTCGCCGCCGCGGAAGCGCCACGGGAAGGTACCAATCTGGACGCGCTCGTTGAGCAGTTCCTCGGGGACCTGCGCGTTCTCGACGTGGATGATTCCCTCCGGGAACAGCTCGTTGTGCATGAGCTGATAGCCCTCCGGCGGGAAGATCTCGTCTAAGTCGTCGACGCCGAGGGCGTCTTCGGCTTCCGACGCGAGGTCGGGACGGATGTCGCGGATGATCGTGTTCATCGGGTGGTCCGCGCTTCCGCAGTCGAGAAGGAGGTAGTTGATCTCCATCTCCTTACACCAGTCGGCGAACTCCTGGTTCGGGCCGGGGTGCTTGCTGAAGAATCGGTCCGGATTGGCGTTTTCCTTGTGCCAGGCGTACTCCTGATAGCCCGTGTGGATGAACAGGATGTCGCCTTTCTGGACGTCACAGACGTCTTCGATCATCTCGCTCGTGTAGACGTCGTAGTCGCCGACCTTGTCCGAGATGTCCGCGACGACCGCGTCGCCGACGAGTTCGTCCAGACCCACCTGCTCGATGTCCCGGCCGCTGGCGACGAAGTGTTTCTCCCCGTCTAGGTGCGTCCCGGTGTGGTTCATGAACTCGATTTTCTGTCCGTTGACTTTCTCGGTATCGAGGCTCTTCTCGTACCACACCTTCGGATTGTCGTACGTGGGCCACGCAGGCGTATCCTGTGACCATGGCTGTGTCAGATCGTACATTTCATAGCCGTCTAGCATGACCTGAAGGTAGCCGGCCCCGCCACTTAAAGCTACGTGAACGGGAGAACGGATCCAGATCGAGACGTGTGACACAATCCGCGGTCGAGACGCTTCCCACTTTCCGAGTACCGCGGGACTCGAGCGGCCGGCCTCTCTGCCCGCGCTCCTGTCATTTGTGGGCATGCCAACTGCCAACAACACTTATTAGTACCGCTGGAATAATTGTACGGTATCCGTGTGACCGACAGATGACTATACGAACCACCGCCCAGTACGGACTCGAATCTACCCACCAGTCGCCGGCCCGCCGGCGC encodes:
- the codB gene encoding cytosine permease; protein product: MATRDGGFDWRRIVFGDESLPDPDYPLEHVPKDERKGLVSLSAVLLGLVFFAGTMWAGAEVSAAMGFQEMLSAMVVGHIILGGYVALLCAISARAGLTTVLLARYSFGQIGAKWADLLLGGTQVGWFGVTIPMVAVPTATYLGLESAAMLSGLIVVWGLMHMLTAYFGYDGMEKLSYIAVPFLVIVGVLSIVLALGDAGGIDGLLSQVGGGEMSFGLAVTIVVGTFISAGTQAPNWARFAINSRVAFWAGLIAFLVGNSFLFLSGAVGGAVYDVTPSGDLYEVLVAQGLATVGLIALILNIWTTNDNAAYAFSVAGAEAFDFDRKRPFVIVGCFVGIGLALAGADSLLLPWLELLGQYVPPLGAIIIVDFLLCWRGAIPRMSDVRFTSIRWTSIIAYVAGCLVAVLTAGSVLPGLTVAAPLPGIAALNGMIAAAVVHVVGYYALEKPGLLPAHEIPEDADRV
- a CDS encoding cytosine deaminase; this translates as MTTWLITDATTLEGSAVDIAIEDGTISRIEDAGSIDPSVAPEDRRYDANGRLVTPTLTEPHIHLDATLTAGEPSWNESGTLAEGIGIWGDRKETLETDDVKDRAERAIEWMAANGITRVRTHADTTEESLTGVRALLELREEVSDLVDLQVVAFPQDGVFTADSHEDLLRESLEMGADLVGAIPHNEHTREDGVASVELAMDLAERYDRPVDMHIDETDDPGSRFTEVLASESIKRGIGDRVTASHTTAMHSYSNAYAAKVISLLAESGASVITNPPDNAVLQGRYDDYPRRRGHTRIDELLEAGVTVGLGHDSVMDPWYHYGRGDQLDAAFVLLHYAHMSGRNDVGPLWEMLTTANAAVFGVDDYGLSVGATGSLVVYDAPDPFNALRTRAPRTLVLKDGREIARTEPAKTRVLRDGDGGNQTERDIDFHR
- a CDS encoding cyclase family protein, whose protein sequence is MLDGYEMYDLTQPWSQDTPAWPTYDNPKVWYEKSLDTEKVNGQKIEFMNHTGTHLDGEKHFVASGRDIEQVGLDELVGDAVVADISDKVGDYDVYTSEMIEDVCDVQKGDILFIHTGYQEYAWHKENANPDRFFSKHPGPNQEFADWCKEMEINYLLLDCGSADHPMNTIIRDIRPDLASEAEDALGVDDLDEIFPPEGYQLMHNELFPEGIIHVENAQVPEELLNERVQIGTFPWRFRGGESSVCRCVAFK